A genomic region of Tamandua tetradactyla isolate mTamTet1 chromosome 2, mTamTet1.pri, whole genome shotgun sequence contains the following coding sequences:
- the LOC143655509 gene encoding spermatogenesis-associated protein 31A6-like has product MQNHFFPLRSAKTSKRAWLGSSFTSWFIIGILILLCGVGLCFLLLPHLQSILSLSSPKKYRHSKKCHVQTTWRIRRRRKGGALKACRDCLEELKEAQGLISLLQNHLKRLHDKGSFHQPSGEVCETVPAEAHLPCEEPMKDAAPIVPPFVVSTPPLTNSPIPLPSTLPAEPPKDQFNLRTIPLSIVPESSPGNRFCLTSSIPAIFGLDRSSRPISALFWWWAAAKALFFPTSTHGKFPQDHLSQHPKKVSFWGDPATKHVEACGLSFLSPDVQRLLEVQITKRVELKILKEKGKDGLFPKQMSTDYHLNSLGNMLKSLGDKQDTTEPQTFWSTKGKSEQLLNPQQFSYPRTLGDHLQCKYSQLFWGLPSLHSESLVASAWISESSSPKRSPTVLFNGNCRAYPVKMQAKSTPLLLQPHTLPQPKAQPQMLTSTMAQSQSSLPVLSSAPPLIKHCGVSCPTYQNKIHSSMPSKTQHVDWPLLQQQLKCRKVERSQEDVSSFTTGLPQNSQKSQVHRSVSFIPVDVPRSHDSQTQLQQHLQNRFIKDHWGLPCRIQKSMGLKQTQVKSLDTSQAKEQHGPSRPSLLPGQRSKDAKTMGSKHTESIHVRGPAKFQLRKDVGKRLGQIHLSKRSESSPVRFLETDSKMGSKYELTRCPRSKSGNNLPRDSEKKLIENVLKVHLGRKLCQIIEGRIPVSVRRSWFSVSHTLPKSDSQTEIRNLVSSKNRKSRMNTSQEISFFEPSTQQKLEAHIIRFRVRQRWGLPHQILKLSEVQTPSLQQSSSPASPNPTSVIQIAKDAKLQGENSQSGQEEKAVKTRSSPTLESPLPTQSPACEDVQRVRTWVPPRDGPWLSEAPLTGQEGRQPPQPLTPSTVGGPGQSKTVLGIQRDSLEPTPNQDMVEHRLREVSWSHAPGAPSPGVAMLETDVGSQSSMAKETREAIMTEGSPDFQPPYRDGLRTSELADSPVVRVELSGLGAPRSSKSPPSPRTAVGQVPKEKLPSKFMFKGEAEKQKHLQACPPDMLLQDHAKNVILQDYASDTLLQGCRTDAFLDADIKSSQMPQGHPQSVSNADISTSQVLFDLLSARNSSLGPQDPKTSKFQVLSKSQGHTSAPTWTEDCRKPKPEEHEDGFSELRSCQARKVSQPGHVREVVDTLERKYIQLLPEIEQIPPEHFRKRVRHYLQCLYPNKKTKEQEENLPKDKPKSASVQSQGPVKNQSLLSVDNQAAEAQALTAAVGQILVEKLSLQNLELSQQGEEIQVLVGEGSSYHRAPPYSEQRRVMSDRACSHHTTSESQRCRSRERQVRGQNCLKVLRLTEEKLDSMDSAPCPHREPVSSISSLHHHPEMPGAARGTHHYPRHCIQRTVLSDPPENTSPAFPGRRNYFQGKGFDLEEGNFFSR; this is encoded by the exons ATGCAAAACCATTTCTTCCCTCTGAGAAGCGCTAAGACTTCTAAACGTGCATGGCTGGGCTCCAGCTTCACCTCCTGGTTCATTATTGGCATCCTCATCCTCCTGTGTGGAGTGGGGCTCTGCTTCCTGCTACTCCCCCATCTCCAGAGCATCCTGTCTTTATCATCGCCTAAGAAATACAGACACAGCAAGAAG TGTCATGTGCAGACGACATGGAGGatcaggaggaggaggaaaggtggCGCTTTGAAAG CTTGTAGAGATTGCTTGGAAGAATTGAAGGAGGCTCAGGGCCTGATTTCACTTCTTCAAAA CCACCTGAAAAGGCTCCATGACAAGGGCAGTTTTCATCAACCCTCTGGTGAGGTATGTGAAACAGTGCCTGCCGAAGCCCACCTGCCATGTGAGGAGCCCATGAAAGATGCTGCTCCCATCGTGCCCCCTTTTGTGGTTTCCACACCTCCTCTGACCAACTCCCCTATACCTCTGCCCTCCACCCTGCCGGCAGAGCCTCCAAAAGACCAATTCAACTTGAGGACAATCCCACTGAGCATCGTTCCAGAGAGCTCACCAGGTAACCGCTTTTGTTTGACATCTTCTATCCCAGCAATCTTCGGCCTTGACCGCTCAAGTCGCCCCATTTCAGCCCTCTTCTGGTGGTGGGCAGCTGCCAAGGCATTGTTCTTTCCCACCTCGACACATGGCAAATTCCCACAAGACCATCTTTCCCAGCACCCAAAAAAGGTCTCTTTCTGGGGAGACCCTGCAACCAAGCATGTGGAAGCTTGTGGCCTCTCTTTTCTCAGTCCTGATGTCCAGAGGCTCCTGGAGGTACAAATCACAAAGAGAGTTGAATTGAAGATtttgaaggaaaaaggaaaagatggttTATTTCCAAAACAAATGAGCACGGACTATCACCTCAATTCTTTGGGGAATATGTTAAAGTCACTTGGTGACAAACAGGATACAACAGAACCTCAAACTTTCTGGAGCACCAAAGGCAAATCAGAGCAGCTGCTCAATCCTCAACAGTTCTCGTATCCCAGAACCTTGGGGGACCATTTACAGTGCAAATATAGCCAGCTTTTCTGGGGCCTCCCCTCTCTGCACAGCGAATCCCTGGTGGCTTCTGCCTGGATCTCTGAGAGCTCTTCCCCAAAACGGTCTCCCACAGTCTTATTCAATGGAAACTGTAGGGCCTACCCAGTTAAAATGCAGGCTAAATCAACCCCACTGCTTTTGCAACCCCACACCTTGCCCCAACCCAAGGCCCAACCCCAAATGTTGACTTCAACCATGGCCCAATCCCAATCATCTCTCCCAGTCCTATCATCTGCTCCACCCCTGATTAAGCACTGTGGAGTGTCTTGCCCCACATACCAGAATAAGATACATTCTTCCATGCCAAGTAAAACTCAACACGTGGACTGGCCCTTGTTGCAGCAGCAACTGAAATGTAGGAAAGTCGAAAGATCCCAGGAAGACGTTAGTTCTTTTACCACTGGCCTTCCTCAGAACAGCCAGAAATCCCAAGTCCACAGGTCTGTCTCCTTCATTCCTGTGGATGTTCCTAGAAGTCATGACTCCCAGACACAACTACAGCAACACCTTCAAAACAGATTCATCAAAGACCATTGGGGACTGCCCTGCAGGATACAAAAATCCATGGGACTGAAGCAAACTCAGGTAAAATCACTGGATACCAGTCAGGCAAAGGAGCAGCATGGACCTTCACGGCCCTCTTTGCTGCCAGGTCAAAGAAGCAAGGATGCTAAGACAATGGGATCCAAGCACACAGAAAGCATTCATGTGAGAGGCCCAGCAAAGTTCCAGCTAAGGAAAGATGTAGGGAAACGTTTGGGGCAAATTCATCTATCCAAGAGATCAGAAAGCTCCCCAGTGAGGTTTCTGGAGACAGACTCTAAGATGGGGTCAAAATATGAATTGACGAGGTGCCCAAGGAGTAAATCAGGAAATAATCTGCCCAGGGACTCAGAGAAGAAACTGATAGAAAATGTCCTGAAAGTCCATTTGGGCAGGAAATTGTGTCAGATCATTGAGGGTAGGATCCCCGTGAGTGTGCGTCGTTCCTGGTTTTCTGTCAGCCACACCTTGCCCAAGTCTGACTCCCAGACAGAAATCAGAAATCTAGTATCCTCAAAGAATCGGAAATCCCGCATGAACACCTCCCaggaaatttccttttttgaACCCAGCACTCAGCAAAAGCTGGAAGCTCATATTATAAGGTTTCGCGTGAGGCAGCGGTGGGGTCTACCCCACCAGATCCTTAAGTTAAGTGAGGTTCAGACCCCATCCCTTCAGCAGTCCTCCTCTCCTGCCTCCCCCAACCCTACATCTGTCATCCAGATAGCCAAGGATGCCAAGCTCCAGGGAGAAAACTCTCAGTCAGGCCAGGAAGAGAAGGCGGTGAAAACAAGGTCAAGCCCCACCCTGGAAAGTCCTCTCCCTACCCAGTCCCCTGCGTGTGAGGACGTCCAGAGGGTCCGCACATGGGTCCCACCTAGAGATGGCCCATGGCTCTCAGAGGCCCCTCTGACTGGGCAGGAGGGCAGGCAGCCTCCTCAGCCCCTCACCCCCAGCACTGTGGGTGGACCGGGGCAGAGTAAGACTGTCCTGGGGATCCAGAGAGACAGCCTGGAGCCAACACCAAATCAAGACATGGTAGAACATAGGCTGAGGGAAGTGAGTTGGAGTCACGCCCCAGGAGCCCCCTCCCCTGGTGTTGCAATGCTGGAGACTGATGTAGGATCCCAATCTTCAATGGCTAAAGAGACCAGGGAGGCCATCATGACTGAGGGGTCCCCTGATTTTCAGCCCCCATATAGAGACGGCCTGAGAACCAGTGAGCTGGCAGACTCCCCAGTCGTAAGGGTGGAACTAAGTGGTTTAGGGGCTCCAAGGAGCAGTAAAAGCCCCCCATCCCCTAGAACAGCTGTTGGCCAAGTTCCTAAAGAGAAGTTGCCTAGTAAGTTTATGTTCAAAGGGGAAGCAGAGAAGCAGAAGCACCTCCAAGCCTGTCCCCCCGATATGCTCCTTCAAGACCATGCCAAAAATGTGATCCTTCAAGACTATGCCTCTGACACACTCCTTCAAGGATGCCGCACTGATGCATTCCTTGATGCAGACATTAAGTCTTCTCAGATGCCCCAGGGCCATCCCCAGAGCGTGTCCAATGCAGACATATCCACTTCTCAGGTGCTATTTGACTTACTGTCTGCCAGAAACAGTAGCCTGGGGCCCCAGGATCCCAAGACCTCAAAGTTTCAGGTCCTGAGCAAGAGCCAGGGCCACACTAGTGCCCCCACTTGGACAGAGGACTGTAGGAAGCCCAAACCAGAAGAGCATGAAGATGGGTTTTCAGAACTGAGGAGCTGTCAGGCCAGAAAGGTGAGCCAACCTGGCCATGTCAGGGAAGTCGTAGACACCCTGGAGAGAAAGTACATCCAACTTCTGCCAGAGATTGAACAGATCCCTCCAGAACATTTCAGAAAAAGGGTGAGGCACTATCTTCAGTGTCTTTACCCCAATAAAAAAACCAAAGAGCAGGAAGAGAATTTGCCAAAAGACAAACCCAAATCAGCCTCTGTCCAGAGCCAAGGACCAGTCAAAAACCAATCACTGCTCTCTGTAGACAACCAGGCTGCTGAAGCACAAGCACTCACGGCAGCTGTGGGCCAAATCCTAGTGGAGAAATTGAGTCTTCAGAACTTGGAGTTGAGTCAACAGGGAGAAGAAATCCAGGTCCTGGTTGGTGAGGGTTCCTCCTATCACAGGGCTCCCCCGTACTCAGAGCAAAGGCGAGTGATGAGTGATAGAGCCTGCAGCCACCATACCACCTCTGAAAGCCAGAGATGTCGTAGCAGGGAAAGGCAGGTCAGAGGCCAAAACTGTTTGAAAGTTTTAAGATTGACCGAGGAGAAGTTGGACTCGATGGATTCAGCACCTTGCCCCCATAGGGAGCCTGTGTCCTCAATCAGTTCCCTCCACCATCATCCAGAGATGCCAGGTGCCGCACGTGGCACTCACCATTACCCACGGCACTGCATTCAGAGAActgtattgtctgacccaccagaAAATACTTCTCCAGCCTTTCCTGGTAGGAGAAACTATTTCCAAGGAAAAGGTTTTGACCTTGAAGAAGGAAACTTTTTCTCACGTTAG